In Deltaproteobacteria bacterium, the DNA window GGTCAGTCATCACTGATTCGACCCTTTCGAGGGCCCAGTCGATGTCTTCTTTCCTGATGACCAGGGGCGGAGCGAAACGGATCGTGTGCTCATGGGTTTCCTTGCAGAGCATACCCAGGGTCTTCAATTTTTCGCAAAACCGCCGGGCGCCGCCGGCTTCTGGAAAGAGTTCCATCCCGATCAGCAAACCCTTTCCCCGAATTTCCTTGATATGGGGGCTCCTGATCCGGCGCAGGCCTTCCAGAAAATACTCCCCCATAGCCGCTGCATTTTCGATCATGTTTTCTTCGATCAACACCTTTAGGGCGGTTCGTGCGATGGCGCAGGCCAGTGGATTCCCCCCGAAGGTGCTCCCGTGTTCTCCGGGCCGGAGCACCCCCAGGACTTCCACATTGGAGAGCACCGCCGAGATGGGATAAAAGCCGCCGGAAAGGGCCTTGCCTACCAGGGTCAGGTCCGCCTCGATACCCTCGTGTTCCTCGGCGAGGAGCTTGCCGGTTCGGCCGAGACCGGTTTGGATCTCGTCCAGGATCAGGACCACGTTGTGTCGGGTGCAGATTTCCCGGACCTTTTTCAGGAATCCAGCGGGGGGAACGATGACCCCAGCCTCCCCCTGGATCGGCTCCACCAGGAAAGCCACGGTATTGGGCGTGATCGCTGCCTCGAGGGCATCCGGGTCGCCGAAAGGAATGATTTTGAACCCTGGAGTAAAAGGACCGAAACCCGAGCGGGCGGTCTCATCGGTGCTGAACCCCACGATGGTGATGGTTCGGCCATGGAAGTTGTTTTCGCACACGATAATCTCAGCCCGGTCTTCGGGGACCCCCTTGACCTTGTATCCCCATTTTCGAACGGCCTTGATGCAGGTTTCGACGGCCTCCGCCCCGCTGTTCATGGGCAGGACCTTGTGAGAGGAAGTCAACTCGCAGATCTCCTTGTAAAAGAGACCGAGTTGGTCGTTTCGGAAGGCCCTGGAGGTCAGGGTCAGTTTTCGGGCCTGGGATACCATAGCCTCCATGATCCTGGGGTGGCAATGGCCCTGATTCACGGCGGAGTAAGAGCTGAGGCAGTCCAGGTACTTGTTGCCCTCCACGTCCCAGACCCAGATGCCCTCGCCCCGCTGGAGCACCACATCCAGAGGTTTATAGTTGTGGGCTCCGTATGCTTCTTCCAGGTCGATATAGTACTGCTGGTTCATGTTAAATCCTCCCCACTCAGGCTGGTTTATGTTCTTCTTTCATGTGGCGGTTGAATTTCCTCACATGTTGCTTTACAAGGTTTCGGGCTTCTTCTCCCTTGCCCGTCTCTACAGCGGCG includes these proteins:
- a CDS encoding ornithine--oxo-acid transaminase, yielding MNQQYYIDLEEAYGAHNYKPLDVVLQRGEGIWVWDVEGNKYLDCLSSYSAVNQGHCHPRIMEAMVSQARKLTLTSRAFRNDQLGLFYKEICELTSSHKVLPMNSGAEAVETCIKAVRKWGYKVKGVPEDRAEIIVCENNFHGRTITIVGFSTDETARSGFGPFTPGFKIIPFGDPDALEAAITPNTVAFLVEPIQGEAGVIVPPAGFLKKVREICTRHNVVLILDEIQTGLGRTGKLLAEEHEGIEADLTLVGKALSGGFYPISAVLSNVEVLGVLRPGEHGSTFGGNPLACAIARTALKVLIEENMIENAAAMGEYFLEGLRRIRSPHIKEIRGKGLLIGMELFPEAGGARRFCEKLKTLGMLCKETHEHTIRFAPPLVIRKEDIDWALERVESVMTDQAP